Proteins co-encoded in one Pseudomonas beijingensis genomic window:
- a CDS encoding GpE family phage tail protein, whose amino-acid sequence MADLAVVFHWAPADMDQLGLQELMEWRERARVRSSTDGE is encoded by the coding sequence ATGGCCGATCTGGCCGTGGTTTTCCATTGGGCACCGGCTGACATGGACCAGCTGGGCCTGCAAGAACTGATGGAGTGGCGCGAGCGCGCCCGGGTGCGGAGTTCCACCGATGGCGAATGA
- a CDS encoding phage tail sheath protein, translating to MADYLHGVRVIELNDGTRPIRTIPTAVIGMVCTADDADATAFPFDTPVLLTNVQTAIGKAGTTGTLAKSLQAIADQTKPYTIVVRVKEGETEAETTSALIGTTTAEGKYTGMKALLAAKARVGMVPRILGVPGLDSLPVATALVTIAQQLRAFAYVSAWGCKTKEEVVAYRDNFGAREVMVIWPEFQNWSTVTNATVTASAVARALGLRAKIDQEVGWHKTLSNVAVNGVTGISADVFWDLQNPATDANYLNSNEVTTLINEGGFRFWGSRTTSVDPLFTFENYTRTAQILADTMAEAHMWAVDVPLHASLVRDLIEGINAKFRELVTAGYLIGGRCWYPEDANDKDTLKAGTLVLDYDYTPVPPLEDLTLRQRITDRYLMDFASKINS from the coding sequence ATGGCCGATTATCTCCACGGCGTGCGGGTCATCGAACTCAACGACGGCACCCGCCCCATTCGCACCATCCCCACCGCTGTTATCGGCATGGTCTGCACGGCCGACGACGCTGATGCCACCGCTTTCCCATTCGACACACCGGTCCTGCTGACCAACGTACAAACCGCAATCGGCAAGGCCGGCACTACGGGCACCCTGGCGAAGAGTCTTCAGGCCATCGCCGACCAAACCAAGCCCTACACCATCGTCGTGCGAGTAAAGGAAGGCGAGACCGAGGCAGAAACCACCAGCGCCCTGATCGGCACCACCACCGCCGAGGGCAAATACACCGGCATGAAAGCCCTGCTCGCCGCCAAGGCCCGCGTCGGCATGGTGCCGCGCATCCTCGGTGTGCCAGGCCTCGACAGCCTGCCGGTGGCCACCGCCCTGGTCACCATCGCTCAGCAGCTGCGCGCCTTCGCCTATGTGAGCGCTTGGGGCTGCAAAACCAAGGAAGAAGTGGTCGCCTATCGTGACAACTTTGGCGCCCGTGAAGTCATGGTCATCTGGCCGGAGTTCCAGAACTGGAGCACCGTCACCAACGCTACCGTCACCGCCTCGGCGGTGGCCCGGGCATTGGGTCTGCGCGCCAAGATCGATCAGGAGGTGGGCTGGCACAAGACGCTGTCCAACGTCGCGGTCAACGGCGTCACCGGCATCAGCGCCGACGTGTTTTGGGATCTGCAAAACCCGGCCACGGACGCCAACTACCTCAACAGCAACGAAGTCACCACACTCATCAATGAGGGCGGATTTCGCTTCTGGGGCAGCCGCACCACCAGCGTAGACCCGCTGTTTACCTTCGAGAACTACACACGCACCGCGCAGATCCTCGCCGACACCATGGCCGAAGCGCACATGTGGGCAGTGGACGTGCCGCTGCATGCCTCCCTGGTGCGCGACCTTATTGAAGGGATCAATGCGAAGTTCCGCGAGTTGGTCACGGCGGGCTATCTGATCGGAGGTAGGTGTTGGTATCCGGAAGACGCCAACGACAAGGACACACTCAAGGCAGGCACGTTGGTCCTGGACTACGACTACACGCCGGTGCCGCCGCTGGAAGACCTCACATTGCGGCAACGCATCACCGACCGCTACCTGATGGACTTCGCTAGCAAGATCAACAGCTAA
- a CDS encoding GPW/gp25 family protein, with protein MNRHTGAAITTVESIAQSMSDVLSTRIGTRVMRREYGSLLHELVDHPFNDVTGLQVYAASVMALMRWEPRISLSRVQFQGATLQGQSSLDIEGSIVDSNEPLSLSVPLNLGGSA; from the coding sequence ATGAATCGACACACCGGCGCCGCCATCACCACCGTGGAGAGCATCGCCCAATCCATGAGCGACGTCCTCAGCACGCGCATAGGTACCCGGGTGATGCGGCGCGAATACGGCAGCCTGTTGCACGAGCTGGTGGACCACCCTTTCAACGATGTCACCGGCTTGCAGGTGTACGCGGCCTCCGTCATGGCGCTGATGCGCTGGGAGCCGCGTATCAGCCTGAGCCGCGTGCAGTTCCAGGGCGCCACGCTGCAAGGTCAATCCTCGTTGGATATCGAGGGCAGCATCGTCGATAGCAACGAGCCGTTGAGCCTGAGCGTACCGCTGAACTTGGGGGGCAGCGCATGA
- a CDS encoding phage tail assembly protein yields MKPEDTLEALPPVDDNTVVLDTPITRGKTVIDSITLRKPQSGELRGVQLVDLLNMDVATLIKILPRISAPGITAPEVASMDPADLLACGSKISGFLLQKSVKTDASLVA; encoded by the coding sequence ATGAAACCTGAAGACACCCTCGAAGCCTTGCCGCCGGTTGACGACAACACCGTCGTCCTGGACACCCCGATCACCCGTGGCAAGACCGTCATCGACAGCATCACCCTACGCAAACCGCAATCCGGCGAGCTGCGCGGTGTGCAACTGGTGGACCTGCTGAATATGGACGTCGCCACCCTCATCAAGATCCTGCCGCGCATCAGTGCACCAGGTATCACCGCGCCGGAAGTCGCAAGCATGGACCCTGCCGACCTCCTCGCCTGCGGCAGCAAGATCTCCGGTTTTTTGTTGCAGAAGTCGGTGAAGACGGACGCGTCCCTCGTTGCGTAG
- a CDS encoding phage baseplate assembly protein V has product MNDLATLARLIENLIRFGTIAAVQMQPPRVQVKTGTLTTAWLPWIALRAGADREWNPPTVNEQVLLFSPSGQLGNGVALTGLFSDQIPANGDREGLHRVTYRDGTVIEYDSVAHHLNATLTDGGTTNLVSTGGINIVGNITHQGDYTQTGNQNVTGKVTVSVDVVATGISLVKHLHGDVMPGSGKTGKPE; this is encoded by the coding sequence ATGAACGACTTAGCCACCCTCGCCCGCCTGATAGAAAACCTCATCCGCTTCGGCACCATCGCTGCCGTCCAGATGCAGCCCCCGCGTGTGCAGGTCAAAACCGGAACTCTGACCACTGCCTGGCTGCCGTGGATCGCCCTGCGGGCCGGCGCCGACCGAGAGTGGAACCCACCGACCGTCAATGAGCAGGTTCTGCTGTTCAGCCCCTCGGGCCAACTCGGCAACGGTGTCGCCTTGACTGGCCTTTTCAGCGACCAGATCCCCGCCAACGGCGACCGCGAGGGCCTACACCGAGTCACCTACCGCGACGGCACGGTGATCGAGTACGACAGCGTCGCTCACCACCTCAACGCCACGCTCACCGATGGCGGCACCACCAACCTGGTCAGCACTGGCGGTATCAACATCGTCGGCAACATCACGCACCAGGGCGATTACACCCAGACCGGCAACCAGAACGTCACCGGTAAGGTCACCGTCTCGGTAGATGTGGTGGCCACCGGCATCAGCCTGGTGAAGCACCTGCACGGTGACGTCATGCCTGGCAGCGGCAAGACGGGGAAACCGGAATGA
- a CDS encoding phage tail protein: MMLALGMFVFSLSTAAYQELQRQTEWRHTSNSRVGAAPARQFVGRGDDTITLPGVILPELAGSALSLDALRLMANTGKAWPMVEGSGRIYGLWVIDGLSETKTLFFRDGTPRRIEFTINLKRIDDDRIDLLGAGTSAGVNILRALL, translated from the coding sequence ATGATGCTAGCCTTGGGCATGTTCGTGTTCAGCCTGTCCACCGCCGCTTACCAGGAGCTGCAACGCCAAACCGAGTGGCGCCATACGAGCAACAGCCGCGTCGGCGCCGCTCCGGCTCGGCAGTTTGTCGGGCGCGGCGACGACACCATCACCCTGCCCGGCGTCATCCTGCCGGAGCTGGCCGGCAGCGCCCTTAGCCTCGACGCCCTGCGCCTAATGGCGAACACCGGCAAGGCCTGGCCGATGGTCGAAGGCAGCGGCCGGATCTACGGCCTGTGGGTTATCGATGGCCTGAGCGAAACCAAAACGCTGTTCTTCCGTGACGGTACGCCTCGGCGTATTGAATTCACGATCAACCTCAAGCGCATCGATGACGACCGGATCGATCTCCTCGGTGCCGGTACCAGCGCAGGCGTCAACATCTTGAGGGCGCTGCTGTGA
- a CDS encoding phage major tail tube protein, which translates to MAMPRKLKNLNLFNDANSYLGVVKSVTMPPLGRKMEAYRGGGMNGPVKADLGFSDDGIQFEWKTGGLDLIALKQFGAVNASGIALRFTGAFQQDDTEEVSAVEVVMRGRHETIEMGDAQPGEDTEHSITTTCTYYKLIVDNEEIIEIDLLNFIENVNGVDMLEKQRQALGI; encoded by the coding sequence ATGGCCATGCCCCGCAAACTCAAAAACCTCAACCTGTTCAACGACGCCAACAGCTACCTCGGTGTGGTCAAGTCGGTCACCATGCCCCCGCTCGGCCGCAAGATGGAAGCCTATCGCGGCGGTGGCATGAATGGCCCGGTCAAGGCTGATCTCGGCTTCTCGGATGACGGCATCCAGTTCGAATGGAAGACCGGCGGCCTGGATCTGATCGCCCTCAAACAGTTCGGCGCCGTCAATGCCTCGGGTATTGCCTTGCGCTTTACCGGCGCGTTCCAACAGGACGACACCGAGGAAGTCAGTGCCGTGGAGGTCGTCATGCGCGGTCGGCATGAGACCATCGAAATGGGCGATGCGCAGCCGGGCGAAGACACCGAACACAGCATCACCACCACCTGCACCTATTACAAACTGATCGTCGATAACGAAGAAATCATCGAGATCGACCTGCTCAATTTCATCGAGAACGTGAACGGCGTGGACATGCTGGAAAAGCAGCGCCAAGCCCTCGGTATCTAA
- a CDS encoding phage tail tape measure protein, translating into MANDLKLQVLLNAIDKASGPLKAINNGSIGAARALKEARDRLKELNTQQKDVSAWRTQRAAAEQTEQSLLAARDKVRALSQQFAATGAPTKAMTKDFRAAVREAQKLKEQHQQQGEQLQVLRSKLQGAGISTKNLSSHERQLREQISATNASISEQGKRLVALNAQQKRLAIERAKLEKTQNLAGNMAMNGAAGLGVGYAASRPVAKAIGAFAPNEDSATQLRVSMMDGTGKVSEDFQKITDLATKLGDRLPGTTADFQEMMTMLRRQGLSAKSILGGTGEAAAYLGVQLQMPVTAAAEFAAKMQDATRTSEKDMMSLMDIIQRGFYSGVQPTNMLQGFSKIAPVMDTIKKSGIDAAAELAPLLIMMDQAGMDGGAAGNAFRKIFQAGLNKDGVKDVNKIMELEGKPIRFKFTDNKGNFAGLENLFAQVEKLKTLNDEDRTTTIKDLFGDDSETMTTLNTMMSKGLDGYREIQQKLQNQADLRKRVNEQLGTLTNVMEAAQGSWTNAMAEFGAAVAPELKEVIQTLGEVANNVGAWARENPKLAGGLVKVVAAVAGLAFVFGGLALTMASLLGPFAMVRYGMGMFGIRLGLVKTQLLATRTATAGASANIGRLGKVWRSLVATRSAGGLLSALPAFVSSARLAAASVLPMLGGAISAVGTAIMATPIGWLLAAIAALVAAGVLVYKYWNPIKGFFLGFWQGLVGALQPVLDSFAGLGQSLLNLGQAVMTLPGVGAAMELLGSVARPLFSLISDGVSSLITWFGQLLAPVEDVGGAAQSMGERFGAVIGNMLSLLLGLPAQFAELGTQMIQGLANGITNSLTVAKEVITGAGDAVIGWFKEKLDIHSPSRVFAELGGFTMAGLAQGLEGSQNGPLSAMTSLSKQLTAAGTLALGATAMPLAAMPLPQFPVGAAAASSLSIDDRAPISPAPAPVHDSHDTYEINIHTTPGMDAQAISRAVRAELARIASEKAARQRSKLSDLE; encoded by the coding sequence ATGGCGAATGACTTAAAACTTCAGGTGTTGCTCAACGCCATCGACAAGGCGAGCGGCCCCCTGAAGGCCATCAACAACGGCAGCATCGGTGCCGCCCGCGCCCTCAAGGAAGCCCGCGACCGCCTCAAGGAACTCAACACCCAACAGAAAGACGTCAGCGCCTGGCGCACCCAGCGCGCTGCCGCCGAGCAAACCGAGCAATCCCTCCTCGCTGCCCGCGATAAAGTACGGGCGCTGTCCCAGCAGTTCGCTGCCACCGGTGCGCCAACCAAGGCGATGACCAAGGACTTTCGGGCAGCCGTTCGCGAAGCGCAGAAGCTCAAGGAACAACATCAACAACAGGGCGAACAGCTCCAGGTGCTGCGCAGCAAACTGCAAGGCGCCGGCATCAGCACCAAGAACCTCAGCAGTCACGAACGCCAGCTGCGCGAGCAAATCAGCGCCACCAACGCCAGCATCAGCGAACAGGGCAAACGCCTGGTCGCGTTGAATGCTCAGCAAAAGCGCCTTGCCATCGAGCGCGCCAAGCTGGAGAAAACCCAGAACCTCGCCGGCAACATGGCTATGAACGGTGCCGCCGGCCTGGGTGTGGGATATGCAGCGAGTCGGCCAGTGGCTAAGGCCATCGGGGCCTTTGCTCCAAACGAAGACTCGGCGACGCAACTCAGGGTTTCGATGATGGACGGCACCGGCAAGGTGTCTGAAGACTTCCAGAAAATCACCGACCTGGCGACCAAGCTGGGCGACCGCCTACCTGGTACCACGGCCGACTTTCAAGAAATGATGACCATGCTGCGGCGCCAAGGCCTCAGCGCCAAGAGCATTCTCGGGGGCACCGGCGAAGCGGCCGCGTACCTGGGCGTTCAGTTGCAAATGCCCGTAACAGCCGCGGCTGAATTTGCCGCGAAGATGCAGGACGCCACCCGAACATCCGAAAAAGACATGATGTCGCTGATGGACATCATTCAGCGTGGGTTCTACTCAGGTGTACAGCCCACCAACATGCTCCAAGGCTTCAGCAAGATTGCGCCGGTCATGGACACCATCAAAAAATCGGGCATCGACGCCGCTGCCGAACTGGCGCCGCTGCTGATCATGATGGACCAAGCCGGCATGGATGGCGGCGCGGCCGGTAACGCCTTCCGGAAGATCTTCCAGGCAGGCCTGAACAAGGACGGGGTCAAGGACGTTAACAAAATCATGGAGCTGGAAGGCAAGCCCATCCGCTTCAAATTTACCGACAACAAAGGCAACTTCGCCGGCCTGGAAAATCTGTTCGCTCAGGTCGAAAAACTCAAGACACTGAACGACGAAGACCGCACCACCACCATCAAGGATCTGTTCGGCGACGACTCCGAAACCATGACCACCTTGAATACCATGATGAGCAAGGGGCTCGACGGTTACCGGGAAATCCAGCAGAAGCTCCAGAACCAGGCCGACCTGCGCAAGCGCGTCAATGAACAACTCGGTACCCTCACCAATGTCATGGAGGCCGCTCAAGGGAGTTGGACCAATGCCATGGCCGAGTTTGGCGCCGCCGTGGCGCCTGAGCTAAAAGAGGTGATCCAAACCTTGGGAGAGGTCGCCAACAACGTTGGCGCTTGGGCTCGCGAGAACCCCAAGCTGGCCGGCGGCCTGGTAAAGGTCGTGGCAGCTGTGGCCGGCCTGGCCTTCGTGTTTGGTGGCTTGGCACTGACGATGGCGAGCCTACTCGGCCCTTTCGCCATGGTGCGGTACGGCATGGGCATGTTTGGCATTCGTCTGGGCTTGGTTAAAACCCAGTTGCTAGCCACGCGCACCGCAACAGCAGGCGCCAGTGCCAACATCGGCAGGCTTGGGAAGGTTTGGCGGTCCCTCGTAGCCACTCGCTCGGCGGGTGGTTTGCTCAGTGCGTTACCCGCTTTCGTCAGCAGCGCCCGCCTGGCCGCCGCCAGCGTGCTGCCGATGCTCGGCGGCGCGATCAGTGCGGTCGGTACCGCCATCATGGCGACACCCATCGGTTGGCTGCTGGCTGCCATCGCTGCCCTGGTTGCTGCTGGCGTGCTGGTCTACAAATATTGGAACCCCATCAAGGGCTTCTTCCTCGGCTTCTGGCAAGGCCTGGTCGGGGCCTTGCAACCGGTACTCGATAGTTTCGCCGGGCTCGGCCAATCGCTGCTGAACCTGGGCCAGGCCGTTATGACGCTGCCAGGTGTCGGCGCGGCCATGGAGCTTCTGGGCAGCGTCGCACGCCCGCTGTTCAGCCTGATATCAGATGGCGTCAGCAGCTTGATCACCTGGTTCGGCCAGCTACTTGCACCCGTCGAGGACGTCGGCGGCGCCGCTCAGTCAATGGGCGAACGTTTTGGCGCTGTCATCGGCAATATGCTCAGCCTTCTGTTAGGTCTACCTGCACAGTTCGCTGAACTGGGTACGCAGATGATTCAAGGCCTGGCAAATGGCATCACCAACAGCCTGACTGTTGCCAAGGAGGTCATCACCGGGGCAGGCGATGCGGTGATTGGTTGGTTCAAGGAAAAGCTCGACATCCACAGCCCCTCGCGAGTTTTCGCGGAGCTGGGCGGCTTCACCATGGCGGGCCTGGCCCAGGGTCTTGAGGGCAGTCAAAACGGGCCACTGAGTGCCATGACCAGCCTGAGCAAACAACTCACGGCAGCCGGCACACTGGCCCTCGGCGCAACCGCCATGCCTCTGGCTGCCATGCCGTTGCCGCAATTCCCGGTCGGGGCTGCCGCAGCCTCTTCGTTGTCGATCGATGACCGTGCGCCCATCAGCCCCGCCCCGGCGCCGGTCCATGACAGCCACGACACCTACGAAATCAACATCCACACCACGCCAGGCATGGACGCCCAGGCGATCAGCCGCGCCGTGCGAGCCGAGCTGGCGCGCATCGCCAGCGAAAAGGCCGCCCGCCAACGCAGCAAACTGTCAGATCTGGAGTAA
- a CDS encoding phage tail assembly chaperone: MVIDMWALIQNNVVHEVTDIDPLERFHPDLTWEPCGTDVKQGWRYDGETFSEPSRDEDDQASAERAWRDAKLTASEWLVTRHRDEQDLGKETTLSASQFSELLIYRQALRDWPQTETFPEVEFRPISPAWIDEQIQ, translated from the coding sequence ATGGTGATCGATATGTGGGCATTAATCCAAAATAACGTTGTGCACGAAGTCACAGATATCGACCCACTTGAACGGTTCCATCCTGATTTGACGTGGGAGCCCTGCGGAACTGATGTAAAACAAGGTTGGAGGTATGACGGCGAAACGTTCAGTGAGCCATCACGGGACGAGGACGACCAGGCTAGCGCCGAACGTGCCTGGCGCGATGCGAAACTGACCGCTAGCGAATGGCTCGTCACACGTCATAGGGATGAACAGGATCTTGGAAAAGAAACCACCCTGTCAGCCTCTCAGTTTTCAGAATTGCTAATTTACCGGCAAGCGCTTCGAGATTGGCCTCAAACGGAGACGTTCCCGGAGGTGGAGTTCCGGCCCATCTCACCTGCCTGGATCGATGAGCAGATCCAGTAA
- a CDS encoding baseplate J/gp47 family protein, with protein sequence MNSFVAIDLGQLPAPEVVEQVDYEQILAERKAYAIGLWPVEEQAEIAARLELESEPLTKLLQENAYRETVWRQRVNEASVANMLALAKGSDLENLAGNFNVKRLVIQAAKPSAVPPVPLLMESDDSLRERAQMAWEGLSTAGPRNSYIFHARSADGQVADATAESPAPAEAVVTVQSILGDGTASPALLAKVNAYLSDDDRRPVADRLTVQSAQVINYQVKAKLFLSTSGPESELILAAANAQLLAFVHQRRRLGLEVSESIIHASLHVEGVRKVVLENWADIVATKYQAPYCTAVDLALGVE encoded by the coding sequence ATGAACTCATTTGTCGCGATTGACCTGGGCCAGCTCCCCGCGCCCGAGGTCGTTGAGCAGGTCGATTACGAGCAGATCCTCGCCGAGCGCAAGGCCTACGCCATCGGCCTCTGGCCGGTCGAGGAACAAGCCGAGATCGCCGCACGGCTTGAGCTGGAATCTGAGCCCTTGACCAAACTGCTCCAGGAGAACGCCTACCGCGAGACGGTGTGGCGCCAACGCGTCAATGAGGCGTCCGTCGCTAATATGCTGGCCCTGGCAAAGGGCAGCGATCTGGAGAACCTGGCCGGCAACTTCAACGTCAAACGCCTGGTCATTCAGGCCGCCAAGCCCTCGGCCGTGCCGCCAGTTCCGTTGCTGATGGAGAGCGACGACAGCCTGCGGGAGCGGGCTCAAATGGCGTGGGAAGGCCTCAGCACTGCCGGCCCGCGTAACAGCTACATCTTTCATGCGCGCTCTGCTGACGGCCAGGTTGCCGACGCCACTGCCGAGAGTCCCGCCCCGGCCGAGGCCGTGGTGACGGTGCAATCGATCCTTGGCGACGGCACCGCCTCGCCCGCGCTACTGGCAAAGGTCAATGCCTACCTCAGCGACGACGACCGCCGCCCTGTCGCGGATCGGCTCACCGTGCAAAGCGCCCAGGTCATCAACTACCAGGTCAAGGCCAAGCTGTTTCTCTCGACGTCCGGCCCTGAGAGCGAGTTGATTCTCGCGGCGGCCAATGCGCAGTTGCTGGCTTTCGTGCACCAACGGCGCCGCCTGGGCTTGGAGGTTTCGGAATCCATTATCCATGCGTCGCTACACGTCGAGGGGGTGCGCAAGGTCGTGCTGGAGAACTGGGCAGACATCGTTGCCACGAAGTACCAGGCCCCGTATTGCACGGCCGTCGATTTGGCGTTGGGGGTCGAATGA
- a CDS encoding phage tail protein I: protein MADAPLLPSNSTPLERQAAQALAQIQRVPIPLRTLYNPDLCPLPLLPYLAWAFSVDRWDSKWTEVAKRAAIRSAYYIHSRKGTIGSLRRVVEPLGYLIEIIEWWQTVPVGPRATFRLKVGVLDTGITEEMYQELTWLIDDARPLTRHLTGLAISLETTGSVHIGACITEGDEIDIYPPTQRDIEVTGYIHQGGREHQIDTMDIYP from the coding sequence ATGGCAGACGCGCCCCTTCTTCCAAGCAATTCGACGCCGTTGGAGCGTCAAGCGGCGCAGGCGCTGGCCCAGATCCAGCGTGTGCCGATTCCATTGCGCACGCTGTACAACCCCGACCTTTGCCCGCTGCCCCTTTTGCCCTACCTGGCCTGGGCTTTCTCCGTGGACCGCTGGGACAGCAAGTGGACCGAAGTGGCCAAGCGCGCCGCCATCCGCAGCGCGTACTACATCCATTCGCGCAAGGGCACTATCGGGTCACTGCGCCGTGTCGTTGAACCGCTCGGCTACCTGATCGAAATCATCGAATGGTGGCAGACCGTTCCGGTCGGCCCTCGGGCCACCTTCAGACTCAAGGTTGGCGTACTGGACACCGGTATCACCGAAGAGATGTACCAGGAACTCACCTGGCTGATCGACGATGCCAGACCCCTAACACGCCATCTCACCGGGCTCGCCATCAGCCTGGAAACAACCGGATCAGTTCATATCGGCGCCTGCATCACCGAAGGTGACGAGATCGATATCTACCCACCCACACAGCGAGACATCGAGGTCACGGGCTACATCCATCAGGGCGGCCGTGAACACCAGATCGACACCATGGACATCTACCCATGA
- a CDS encoding phage tail-collar fiber domain-containing protein, whose translation MTDQNSQFFAILTAVGKAKQANADALGIPWTFAQMGVGDANGTDPIPDEQQTHLINERRRAPLNQLSVDPANPNIIVAEQVIPENVGGWWIREVGLYDADGDLVAVANCAPSFKPLLSQGSGRTQVVRMNLIVSNTANVELKIDPSVVLATRTYVDSKIRDEINKLDSKQSVRVATTGNIALTGLQVVDGVTLLAGDRVLVKNQSAAKDNGLYIVATNAWQRAPDADSNAEVTPALLVSVEQGSTQADSRWQLVTDGAISLGSTALTFQDVTWGYAPINSPALTGTPTAPTVTGTDNSTKIATSAAVRAIMAQFGLGSTAFNYTGNIDTLSLDGIYMVSTSTTGTKPAIYGASTTIPNGTVFHMERGSSSMATQIWDSLVSDSVSYMFFRTKNTAGVWLPWRQIATVDSVNADLPYRGVQSYSTAGVFTWTKPAGVSKAWVRVIAGGGGGGRYSHGGGGGGGGGIAEGLVDLTGVTTVTVTVGAGGAGTVGNEADAFSGGASSFGSFMSATGGGGASKWYGGTAGLGSGGDINTTLGMGAHATRHDNGSASSTSIYGGGHGAGGRGYGAGSGSIGTGGMSSTLPGSGGGGGNENGNGGNGSSGQVVIRW comes from the coding sequence ATGACAGACCAGAACAGCCAGTTTTTCGCCATCCTTACCGCCGTCGGCAAGGCCAAGCAGGCCAACGCGGACGCCCTGGGCATTCCCTGGACTTTCGCGCAGATGGGCGTCGGTGATGCCAACGGCACCGACCCGATCCCTGACGAGCAACAGACCCACTTGATCAACGAGCGCCGTCGTGCCCCGTTGAACCAACTGAGCGTGGACCCTGCCAACCCCAACATCATCGTCGCCGAGCAGGTCATTCCAGAAAACGTCGGTGGCTGGTGGATTCGTGAGGTCGGGCTGTATGACGCTGACGGTGACCTGGTCGCGGTGGCGAACTGCGCGCCAAGCTTCAAGCCATTGCTGAGTCAAGGCTCGGGCCGTACACAGGTGGTCCGGATGAACCTTATCGTCAGCAACACCGCCAATGTCGAGCTGAAGATCGACCCGAGCGTTGTTCTGGCCACCCGTACTTACGTGGATTCGAAAATTCGCGACGAGATCAACAAGCTCGACAGCAAGCAGTCGGTGCGCGTAGCCACCACGGGAAACATCGCTCTCACCGGGTTGCAGGTGGTTGATGGCGTGACTTTGCTTGCCGGCGACCGGGTATTGGTGAAAAACCAGTCTGCCGCCAAAGACAACGGCTTATACATTGTCGCAACCAACGCCTGGCAACGTGCCCCAGATGCCGACAGCAACGCTGAAGTGACGCCAGCACTGTTGGTGTCTGTCGAGCAAGGCAGCACCCAAGCCGACAGCCGTTGGCAACTGGTGACAGACGGGGCGATCAGCCTTGGTAGCACCGCTCTCACCTTTCAAGACGTAACTTGGGGGTATGCACCGATCAACTCCCCAGCCCTTACCGGAACCCCAACGGCCCCAACGGTAACGGGAACTGACAACAGCACCAAAATCGCTACATCTGCGGCCGTCCGAGCAATCATGGCTCAGTTTGGGTTGGGTTCCACTGCCTTTAACTACACGGGGAACATCGACACTCTCTCGCTCGATGGGATCTATATGGTGTCAACAAGCACCACGGGCACGAAGCCTGCAATCTACGGAGCCTCAACGACTATTCCCAACGGCACCGTTTTCCATATGGAACGTGGCAGCTCCAGCATGGCAACCCAGATTTGGGACTCGCTTGTTTCGGACAGTGTTTCGTACATGTTTTTCCGCACTAAAAACACAGCAGGCGTTTGGCTACCCTGGCGACAAATAGCAACCGTGGACTCCGTCAATGCGGACCTTCCCTATCGTGGCGTGCAGAGCTACAGCACCGCCGGTGTTTTCACTTGGACAAAACCGGCAGGCGTAAGCAAGGCGTGGGTCCGGGTTATTGCGGGTGGCGGTGGTGGTGGTCGTTACTCGCATGGCGGCGGGGGTGGCGGCGGCGGGGGTATCGCTGAAGGCCTGGTAGATTTAACCGGTGTTACCACCGTGACGGTAACGGTCGGAGCCGGTGGTGCTGGCACCGTAGGAAACGAAGCTGACGCGTTCTCAGGCGGCGCCTCGTCGTTCGGTAGCTTCATGAGTGCTACCGGAGGTGGGGGTGCATCAAAGTGGTATGGCGGCACTGCGGGGCTGGGATCTGGCGGAGATATAAACACGACTTTAGGGATGGGAGCACACGCGACCCGCCACGATAACGGCTCAGCCTCATCGACTTCCATTTACGGCGGAGGTCACGGCGCAGGCGGTAGGGGCTATGGGGCGGGTTCAGGCTCGATAGGAACCGGCGGCATGAGCAGTACGCTACCTGGCAGCGGTGGCGGTGGTGGCAATGAGAACGGGAACGGCGGCAACGGGTCGTCTGGTCAAGTAGTTATCAGATGGTGA